In the Colwellia sp. 20A7 genome, one interval contains:
- the lepB gene encoding signal peptidase I yields MAVYFSIILVAITVITGIVWLVDKFYLAPQRKLNVEEAQDALKAQGGAELPKETIAKLMEPSPLIDTSVQIFPIIAFVLVLRSFLYEPFQIPSGSMMPTLLDGDFILVNKFNYGLRDPVARNKFFEVGLPKRGDAVVFKYPRDPRIDYIKRVIGLPGDRIIYRNKSLYIKQACKESDTSCPDFVQIVNNFTNKYQGPDAEEGMNQFEAVMFDKTHNILNNQNVLPRTGHYFQQAGTGQDEFLVPEGHYFVMGDNRDNSLDGRFWGFVPEENLVGQAVAIWMSFDFERTDESILPHWIPTNVRFERIGAIN; encoded by the coding sequence ATGGCTGTTTATTTTTCAATTATCTTAGTCGCAATTACGGTAATAACCGGTATTGTTTGGCTTGTAGATAAGTTTTATTTGGCACCTCAACGTAAGTTAAACGTTGAGGAAGCGCAAGATGCACTAAAAGCACAAGGTGGAGCTGAATTACCAAAAGAAACTATTGCAAAGCTGATGGAACCATCACCTTTAATTGATACTTCTGTTCAAATTTTCCCTATTATAGCCTTTGTTTTAGTTTTAAGATCTTTTCTTTATGAACCTTTTCAAATACCTTCTGGTTCGATGATGCCAACATTGCTTGATGGTGATTTCATCTTAGTGAATAAGTTTAATTATGGTTTAAGGGATCCTGTTGCTCGTAATAAATTTTTTGAGGTTGGCCTACCTAAAAGAGGTGATGCTGTTGTATTTAAATACCCAAGAGATCCTCGTATAGATTATATAAAGCGTGTTATTGGCTTGCCTGGTGATCGTATTATTTATAGAAATAAATCTTTATATATTAAACAAGCCTGTAAAGAGTCAGATACTAGCTGTCCAGACTTTGTACAAATTGTGAATAATTTTACTAATAAGTATCAAGGGCCTGATGCAGAAGAGGGAATGAACCAATTTGAAGCAGTAATGTTCGATAAAACGCACAATATTTTGAATAATCAGAACGTGTTACCTAGAACAGGACATTATTTTCAGCAAGCGGGTACCGGTCAAGATGAATTCTTAGTTCCTGAAGGTCATTATTTTGTTATGGGTGATAACCGTGATAACTCTCTTGATGGCCGTTTTTGGGGGTTTGTACCTGAAGAAAACTTAGTAGGACAAGCCGTTGCGATTTGGATGAGTTTTGATTTTGAACGCACTGATGAAAGTATTTTACCTCACTGGATACCAACAAATGTCCGTTTTGAGCGAATTGGCGCAATAAACTGA
- the nadB gene encoding L-aspartate oxidase, which translates to MNQQNNCDVLIIGSGAAGLTLALHLAKNADVVILSKGPLNEGSTYYAQGGIAAVFDENDSIEDHISDTLIAGSGLCDESAVRYTAESAKACLDWLIEQGVNFDKEDDPQGQAKYHLTREGGHSHRRILHAADATGKVIQTTLSERVKQHSRIRIFERYNAIDLICDNIDAKSTDAKKANGKKQCIGAYIWNRNTEKVESIYAQKTILATGGASKVYQYTSNPDVASGDGIAMAWRAGCRVANMEFNQFHPTCLFHPDAGTFLLTEALRGEGAKLRRPDGSRFMPAFDERAELAPRDIVARAIDFEMKRLGVDCMYLDISHKPADFIKQHFPTIYRRTKDLGIDITKQPMPIVPAAHYTCGGVMIDQHGRTDVHQLYAIGEMSYTGLHGANRLASNSLLECLVYARAAALEISGSLTHSNSFITLPPWDESRVTDSDEEVVIQHNWHELRLFMWDYVGIVRTTKRLERALHRVELLQQEIQDYYQNFKVSNNLLELRNLVQVAELIIHCALKRKESRGLHYTLDFPDTLPDAKPTILTSKLSSNKSLVPKVDDSVEQ; encoded by the coding sequence ATGAATCAACAAAATAATTGTGACGTTTTAATTATTGGCAGCGGTGCTGCTGGTTTAACACTTGCTTTACATTTAGCAAAAAATGCAGATGTTGTTATATTAAGTAAGGGTCCATTAAATGAAGGATCTACTTATTATGCTCAAGGTGGTATAGCAGCCGTTTTTGATGAAAATGATAGTATTGAAGATCATATTTCAGACACACTTATTGCTGGCTCTGGCCTTTGCGATGAAAGTGCGGTTCGGTATACGGCTGAAAGTGCAAAAGCTTGCCTTGATTGGCTAATTGAGCAAGGTGTTAATTTTGATAAAGAAGATGACCCTCAAGGCCAAGCTAAATATCATTTAACCAGAGAAGGCGGTCATAGCCATCGTCGTATTCTTCACGCTGCAGATGCAACCGGTAAAGTTATTCAAACCACCCTATCTGAGCGAGTTAAGCAACACTCACGTATTCGCATATTTGAACGTTATAATGCCATTGATCTTATTTGCGATAATATTGACGCTAAAAGTACTGATGCTAAAAAAGCCAATGGTAAAAAACAATGTATTGGCGCTTATATATGGAATAGAAATACAGAGAAAGTTGAAAGCATTTACGCCCAAAAAACTATTTTAGCTACAGGCGGTGCGAGCAAGGTTTATCAATACACTTCTAATCCTGATGTTGCTAGTGGTGACGGTATTGCTATGGCATGGCGAGCAGGCTGTCGTGTAGCAAACATGGAATTTAATCAATTTCATCCCACCTGTTTATTTCATCCTGATGCTGGTACTTTTTTATTAACAGAAGCATTACGTGGTGAAGGCGCTAAATTAAGACGACCTGATGGCAGCCGCTTTATGCCGGCTTTTGATGAGCGCGCTGAACTAGCACCTAGAGATATTGTTGCCCGTGCGATAGATTTTGAAATGAAGCGTTTAGGTGTTGACTGTATGTACCTAGATATAAGCCATAAACCCGCTGATTTTATCAAACAACATTTCCCAACGATTTATCGACGTACTAAAGATTTAGGCATTGATATCACCAAACAACCTATGCCTATAGTACCTGCGGCACATTATACTTGTGGTGGTGTAATGATAGACCAACACGGTAGAACGGATGTTCATCAGCTTTATGCTATTGGTGAAATGTCTTACACAGGGCTACATGGTGCAAATCGTTTAGCGAGTAATTCATTACTTGAATGCTTAGTTTATGCACGAGCTGCTGCATTAGAAATTAGTGGTTCGTTAACGCATAGCAACTCTTTTATTACCTTACCGCCTTGGGATGAGAGTCGAGTAACCGACTCGGATGAAGAAGTGGTTATTCAGCATAACTGGCATGAACTACGCCTATTTATGTGGGATTATGTTGGTATTGTAAGAACAACTAAAAGGCTTGAACGCGCTTTGCATCGTGTTGAATTACTACAGCAAGAAATTCAAGATTATTATCAAAACTTCAAAGTCAGTAATAATTTACTAGAATTAAGAAACTTAGTACAAGTCGCTGAGCTAATTATTCATTGTGCTCTGAAAAGAAAAGAAAGCCGAGGTCTTCATTACACGCTAGATTTTCCAGATACCTTACCAGACGCAAAACCAACAATATTAACCAGTAAATTGAGTTCAAATAAAAGTTTAGTGCCTAAGGTTGACGATTCAGTTGAGCAATAA
- a CDS encoding sigma-E factor negative regulatory protein produces the protein MSESKFETISSIVDNYRVPEQESEQTIDEMLKDEDLANTWENYHLIGDVMRNEVPAALQLDLSAQIASAIADEPTVLAPSRSSSNVSTGFKAKVVQLIKPVGQFAIAASAAGLMIIGVQQNTADTNEIIMPSQIVQTKPLGGFANPVSFNYQQNTKSQQNTKSQQQAELEQRIEQQRRFQALLSDHEQQIKLSEVRQNDNTESLVEIKKELEKSQ, from the coding sequence ATGAGTGAAAGTAAGTTTGAGACAATATCATCTATAGTTGATAATTATCGTGTTCCTGAGCAAGAGTCAGAACAAACTATTGACGAGATGCTCAAGGATGAAGACTTAGCAAATACCTGGGAGAACTATCATTTAATTGGTGATGTAATGCGCAATGAAGTACCCGCAGCATTACAGTTAGATTTATCTGCACAAATAGCATCAGCAATTGCAGATGAACCAACGGTACTAGCGCCTAGTCGGTCGAGTAGTAATGTTTCTACTGGATTTAAAGCTAAAGTCGTTCAGCTTATCAAGCCTGTTGGTCAATTCGCTATTGCAGCCTCAGCTGCAGGACTAATGATTATTGGCGTACAGCAAAATACCGCTGATACCAATGAAATTATTATGCCAAGCCAAATTGTACAAACGAAACCGCTAGGTGGGTTTGCCAATCCAGTAAGCTTTAATTATCAACAAAATACTAAATCTCAACAAAATACTAAGTCTCAACAACAAGCTGAACTTGAACAAAGAATTGAACAACAAAGACGTTTCCAAGCTTTATTATCAGATCACGAGCAACAAATTAAGTTGAGCGAAGTCAGACAAAACGATAACACAGAAAGTCTTGTTGAAATTAAAAAAGAATTAGAGAAATCTCAATAG
- the rpoE gene encoding RNA polymerase sigma factor RpoE: MSEQNVDQVLVERVQQGDKNAFNLLVTKYQHKVSNLVSRYVSNHSDVPDIVQEAFIKAYRALPNFRGESAFYTWLYRIAVNCAKNHSVALGRKPPSNDVEIEDAEFYDGGEALRENASPEKVLLTEEIKKVIFDTIAQLPDDLRMAINFREIEGLSYEEIATIMECPVGTVRSRIFRARDVIDKKITPLLKN, encoded by the coding sequence ATGAGCGAACAGAACGTCGACCAAGTATTGGTTGAGCGGGTTCAGCAAGGGGATAAAAACGCCTTCAACCTGTTAGTAACTAAATATCAGCATAAAGTGTCTAACCTAGTGTCGCGCTATGTAAGTAATCACAGTGATGTGCCCGATATAGTACAAGAAGCTTTTATAAAAGCTTATCGTGCCTTACCTAATTTTAGAGGGGAAAGCGCATTTTATACTTGGCTATATCGAATCGCAGTAAATTGTGCAAAAAATCATAGTGTCGCTTTAGGTCGTAAACCACCAAGTAATGATGTTGAAATAGAAGATGCTGAGTTTTATGATGGAGGGGAAGCGCTCAGAGAGAATGCTTCACCTGAAAAAGTATTACTTACTGAAGAAATTAAAAAGGTGATTTTCGATACAATAGCTCAACTACCAGATGACTTGAGAATGGCAATAAATTTTCGAGAAATTGAAGGGTTAAGTTATGAAGAAATAGCAACCATTATGGAATGTCCTGTTGGTACAGTACGTTCGCGAATTTTTAGAGCACGTGATGTAATAGATAAAAAGATTACACCATTACTAAAAAATTAA
- the rnc gene encoding ribonuclease III: MSNKNQISAISINRLSKKIGYTFSQPELLIQALTHRSAKGQHNERLEFLGDSILGFVIAKALFDKFPKHNEGDLTRMRSSLVKGVTLAEIGRDFNLGDYLILGPGELKSGGHRRESILEDAIEAIIGAVYLDSNISQCKQLILSWFAQRLDAIKPGNEQKDPKTRLQEYLQGRKIPLPVYDVIDTSGQSHNQHFTVSCITEVVNKEVIAQGTSRRKAEQAAAQEVLAQLEQISLKQKNTKVK; the protein is encoded by the coding sequence ATGAGTAATAAAAATCAAATTAGTGCTATTTCTATTAATCGATTGTCAAAAAAAATTGGTTACACTTTTTCTCAACCTGAGCTACTTATACAAGCACTTACTCATCGAAGCGCGAAAGGGCAGCATAATGAAAGGCTTGAGTTTCTAGGTGATTCTATTTTAGGTTTTGTTATTGCAAAAGCTTTATTTGATAAGTTCCCTAAGCATAACGAAGGCGACTTAACTCGTATGCGTTCTAGTTTAGTGAAAGGCGTAACCTTAGCTGAAATTGGACGGGACTTTAATTTAGGTGATTACTTAATATTAGGTCCAGGAGAGCTGAAAAGCGGTGGGCATAGACGAGAATCTATCTTAGAAGATGCGATTGAAGCTATTATTGGCGCGGTATATTTAGATTCCAATATATCTCAATGTAAGCAGTTGATTTTATCGTGGTTTGCTCAGCGACTAGATGCAATTAAGCCAGGAAATGAGCAAAAAGATCCTAAAACTCGTTTGCAAGAATACCTTCAAGGTAGAAAAATACCTTTACCTGTTTATGATGTTATTGATACAAGTGGTCAATCGCATAACCAGCATTTTACTGTCAGCTGTATTACCGAAGTTGTCAATAAAGAGGTTATTGCTCAAGGTACAAGTAGGCGAAAAGCCGAGCAAGCTGCGGCACAAGAAGTTTTAGCACAGTTAGAGCAAATTAGTCTTAAGCAAAAAAATACCAAGGTAAAATAG
- the lepA gene encoding translation elongation factor 4 gives MKNIRNFSIIAHIDHGKSTLSDRLIQHCGGLQAREMEAQVLDSMDIERERGITIKAQSVTLDYIAKDGETYQLNFIDTPGHVDFSYEVSRSLASCEGALLVVDAGQGVEAQTVANCYTAIEMDLEVIPILNKIDLPQADPERVCEEIEHIIGIDATDAVTCSAKTGLGIEDVLETIVKNIPPPKGQYDAPLQALIVDSWFDNYQGVVSLVRVINGEIKKGDKMLVMSTGHVHQVDKVGIFTPKQVDTGILRAGEVGFVIAGIKEIHGAPVGDTMTISKKETDKALPGFKKAQPQVYAGIFPISSDEYENFRDALNKLSLNDASLFFEPENSSALGFGFRIGFLGMLHMEIIQERLAREYDLDLITTAPTVNYEIACTNGEVLSIDNPADLPAINNIDEIREPIVQANILVPQEYLGSVITLCIEKRGVQKDIIYHGNQVAVTYELPMAEVVMDFFDKLKSTSRGYASLDYNFIRFQEADMVRVDVMINGDRVDALAMITHRDNSVSRGRLLVDKLKELIHRQMFDIAIQAAIGNNVIARTTVKQLRKNVTAKCYGGDISRKKKLLQKQKDGKKRMKQVGNVEVPQEAFLAVLKLDS, from the coding sequence ATGAAAAACATACGTAACTTCTCAATTATTGCTCATATCGATCACGGTAAATCAACACTTTCAGATCGTCTAATTCAACATTGTGGGGGGTTGCAAGCACGTGAAATGGAAGCCCAAGTTCTTGACTCAATGGACATTGAACGTGAACGTGGTATTACCATTAAAGCACAAAGTGTTACTTTAGATTATATTGCTAAAGATGGTGAAACTTATCAACTCAACTTTATCGATACTCCCGGCCATGTTGATTTCTCTTATGAAGTATCACGCTCTCTAGCCTCATGTGAAGGTGCATTACTGGTTGTTGATGCCGGACAAGGTGTTGAAGCACAAACAGTGGCTAATTGTTATACTGCTATCGAAATGGATTTAGAAGTAATTCCTATTTTGAATAAAATAGATTTACCACAAGCCGATCCTGAACGTGTTTGTGAAGAAATTGAACATATTATTGGTATTGATGCTACTGATGCCGTGACTTGTTCAGCAAAAACAGGTCTTGGTATTGAAGATGTGTTAGAAACTATTGTTAAAAATATCCCACCACCGAAAGGTCAGTACGACGCTCCTTTGCAAGCTTTAATTGTTGATTCATGGTTTGATAACTATCAAGGCGTTGTTTCTTTAGTTCGTGTAATAAACGGTGAAATTAAAAAAGGCGATAAGATGTTGGTGATGTCTACAGGACATGTTCACCAAGTTGATAAAGTTGGCATATTTACACCTAAGCAAGTTGATACTGGCATATTACGCGCAGGTGAAGTTGGTTTTGTTATTGCTGGAATTAAAGAAATTCATGGTGCACCGGTAGGTGATACCATGACTATCAGCAAAAAAGAAACAGACAAAGCACTACCTGGCTTTAAAAAAGCACAGCCACAAGTTTATGCGGGGATTTTTCCGATAAGCTCAGATGAATATGAAAATTTTCGTGATGCACTTAATAAATTAAGCCTTAACGATGCATCATTATTTTTCGAACCTGAAAATTCTTCTGCTTTAGGCTTTGGTTTCCGTATTGGTTTTCTTGGCATGTTGCACATGGAAATTATTCAAGAGCGTTTAGCACGTGAATATGATCTTGACTTAATTACGACAGCGCCAACCGTAAATTATGAAATTGCTTGTACAAATGGTGAAGTATTATCTATCGATAATCCTGCTGATTTACCTGCAATAAATAATATTGACGAAATTCGCGAACCTATTGTACAAGCTAATATTTTAGTACCGCAAGAATACTTAGGTAGTGTTATTACCTTATGTATTGAAAAGCGTGGTGTACAAAAAGATATTATTTATCACGGAAATCAAGTTGCCGTTACTTATGAATTACCTATGGCTGAAGTGGTTATGGACTTTTTTGATAAATTAAAATCAACAAGTCGTGGATATGCTTCGCTTGATTACAACTTTATTCGCTTCCAAGAAGCCGATATGGTGCGTGTCGATGTTATGATTAATGGCGATAGAGTTGATGCTTTAGCTATGATTACACACAGAGATAACTCTGTTTCACGTGGACGTTTGTTAGTTGATAAACTAAAAGAACTGATTCATCGCCAAATGTTTGATATTGCTATTCAGGCTGCTATTGGTAATAACGTTATCGCAAGAACAACCGTTAAACAATTACGTAAGAATGTAACGGCTAAATGTTATGGTGGTGATATTAGTCGTAAGAAAAAGTTATTACAAAAACAAAAAGACGGCAAGAAGCGCATGAAACAGGTAGGTAATGTTGAAGTACCTCAAGAAGCGTTTTTAGCGGTACTTAAATTAGATAGTTAA
- a CDS encoding MucB/RseB C-terminal domain-containing protein, giving the protein MKTLTSFSFICIFITSLFVSFSAFSADEEQAKLLLERLSQSLRQVNFNTSFVVVKNNQAEPYHWLHGIAENETADKDDSNKYVELEILALLNGPRRDILRINNTVSYNEPEYAPYSIDSSQISGPIPAVFSQDISVLEKNYHLVLVGKNRVLGRAAQLVRIVPKDSHRFGYWIWLDQQSGLLLKLAIITRKGNLLEQIQFTHLDITDTISENLSQLKTTELPKVVDVTTQQKVTDLAWQVNWLPTGFESIKSDRHRISTNKQAVEFMLFNDGLVDISVYVNPSQEKNRALEFGNDGATLVLSQVVNNIEVSVVGKIPLETAKEIANSVSFNAKAVSP; this is encoded by the coding sequence ATGAAAACACTAACATCATTCTCCTTTATCTGTATTTTTATCACCAGTTTATTTGTTAGTTTTTCAGCGTTCTCTGCTGATGAAGAGCAAGCAAAACTACTTTTAGAGCGTCTTTCTCAATCATTACGTCAGGTAAATTTTAATACTTCTTTTGTTGTTGTTAAAAATAACCAAGCTGAACCTTACCACTGGCTACACGGTATTGCAGAAAATGAAACGGCAGATAAAGATGACAGTAACAAGTATGTAGAGCTTGAAATATTAGCTTTATTAAATGGCCCTCGTCGCGATATTTTACGTATTAATAATACCGTTAGTTATAACGAACCAGAGTATGCACCATACTCTATCGACTCTTCACAAATTAGTGGTCCAATTCCGGCTGTTTTTAGCCAAGATATCAGTGTTTTAGAAAAAAATTATCACCTAGTTTTAGTAGGAAAAAATAGAGTGCTAGGTAGAGCCGCGCAATTGGTGCGTATTGTGCCAAAAGACTCGCATCGTTTTGGTTACTGGATTTGGTTAGATCAACAAAGTGGCTTGCTATTAAAGTTAGCAATCATCACCCGTAAAGGTAACTTACTTGAGCAAATTCAGTTTACTCATTTAGACATAACGGACACTATTTCTGAAAACCTCAGTCAATTAAAAACTACTGAATTACCCAAAGTTGTGGATGTTACTACTCAACAAAAAGTGACAGATCTAGCCTGGCAAGTTAATTGGCTACCTACTGGTTTTGAATCGATCAAATCAGATAGACACCGCATTAGCACTAATAAACAAGCTGTTGAATTTATGCTTTTTAATGATGGTTTAGTTGATATTTCGGTTTATGTTAACCCAAGCCAAGAAAAAAATAGAGCATTAGAATTCGGTAACGATGGTGCTACGTTAGTGTTGAGCCAAGTAGTTAATAATATTGAAGTGAGCGTTGTTGGAAAAATCCCTTTAGAAACAGCTAAAGAAATAGCTAATTCAGTGAGCTTTAATGCTAAGGCAGTCTCACCCTAA
- a CDS encoding SoxR reducing system RseC family protein produces the protein MEELATVTGISRGDITVVSQIKSTCNSCSQVSSCANGQVAKAIPHKKLSFTLSKPKSLYNQVIDIGDSVLLTVPEEDVLRSAWQVYLLPIFGLFSFSAFGQWLVQEDILAHELIAMVIGTFGGYLGYRLAKKLQSDPIKQKKLQPKILRVLPKPLEVDNISES, from the coding sequence ATGGAAGAACTAGCAACGGTTACCGGGATTAGTCGTGGAGACATTACAGTAGTCAGTCAAATAAAGTCTACCTGCAATAGCTGTTCGCAGGTTAGTAGCTGTGCTAACGGACAGGTTGCTAAAGCTATTCCTCATAAAAAGCTATCATTCACTTTGAGTAAACCTAAATCACTCTATAATCAAGTTATCGATATTGGCGATAGTGTTTTATTAACAGTACCTGAAGAAGATGTATTACGCAGTGCTTGGCAAGTTTATTTACTACCAATCTTTGGGCTTTTTTCTTTTTCAGCATTCGGGCAATGGTTAGTACAGGAAGATATACTCGCTCATGAGTTAATCGCAATGGTTATAGGCACTTTCGGTGGCTATTTAGGTTATCGATTAGCTAAAAAGCTACAAAGTGATCCAATAAAGCAAAAAAAATTACAACCTAAGATTTTACGCGTTTTACCTAAGCCGCTCGAAGTCGACAATATTAGCGAAAGTTAA
- a CDS encoding protein YgfX: MLLPLLLLTYAYHLAVVIIVLTLFIFGLWVSNKPVEFITDVNFELSREGDCSFKGSDHYQLQESSRFSFLGCWLILQPKTPANLIFNDNQAYKNKTLFIYRDSLSKQDFSRLATVIAQLNRQP, from the coding sequence TTGCTATTACCATTACTCTTGTTGACTTATGCTTATCATCTAGCAGTAGTCATTATTGTGCTTACGTTATTTATATTTGGCTTATGGGTTTCAAATAAACCTGTTGAATTTATTACTGACGTAAACTTTGAATTAAGTAGAGAAGGTGATTGCTCTTTTAAAGGGAGTGACCACTATCAATTGCAAGAAAGTAGTCGTTTTAGTTTTTTGGGCTGTTGGTTGATTTTACAGCCCAAAACTCCAGCTAACTTGATATTTAACGATAACCAAGCTTACAAAAACAAAACACTCTTTATTTACCGTGATAGTTTAAGTAAGCAAGACTTCTCTCGGTTAGCGACTGTTATTGCTCAACTGAATCGTCAACCTTAG